Within Vicinamibacteria bacterium, the genomic segment GATATCGGCACGGGCCGCGTCGCCGACATTCCTTTCCACGTGCGCCAGAGACACAAGATGAAGCGCGCCCTCCGATTCGAGAACGAGCCGGCACCCGAACGTTTCGAGACCAGGATGCTTCGCTGGGCTCAGGTCTCTCCCCAGGGCGATCGCGTGGTGTTCCAGGCCCTCGGGCACCTCTACGTCAAGCGACTTCCCGAGGGAACGCCCCAGCGCCTCACCCGGCAGAGCGATCACTTCGAGTATTACCCTTCCTTTTCGAGGGACGGGTCCTCTGTGGTGTACGTCAGCTGGGATGACGAGGAGCTCGGTGCCGTTCGCGTCGTCTCCGCCGAGGGAGGTGAAGGGCGGAAGGTGACGGACGCGCCGGGTCATTACCTGGAGCCAGCGCTGTCTCCCGACGGGGCCTTCGTCGTCTATCGGAAGGCCGAAGGAGATTATCTGCGCTCGCTCCTGTGGTCCAAAGACCCGGGCCTCTACGTGACCCCGGCCACAGGCGGTGAGCCGCGCCGAATCCACAAGACCGGGATCGCGCCGCATTTCGGAGCCGAAGACCAACGTGTCTATTTCACGGTGCAGGAAGACTGGAACAAGCGCTTTCTGCGGAGCATCCGCCTCGACGGAAGCGAGGAGCGCACCCACGTCGAGAGCGAGGTCGCCACCGAGTTTCGCGTATCTCCCGACGGGCGGCGGCTCGCCTTTGCCGAGCGCTTCCAGGCTTTTTACGCGCCCTTCGTTTCCGCTTCGAAGCCGGTCAAGGTGGGACCCAAAGAGACCGCCATTCCCGTGACCCAGGTCTCGAGCGATGCCGGGGAGTATTTGCATTGGTCGGGCGACGGCCAGAGGCTGTACTGGAGTCTCGGGCCGACCTTGTTTCATCGGGATGTGGACGCCGAGGAATCCGACGAGGGAGCGCCTTTGGGATTCGGGGTGGAGTCCGACCGTCCTTCGGGAAGTGTGGCCTTCGTCGGCGGCCGTCTCATCACCATGGATGGGGACGAAGTCATCGAGGAAGGAACGGTGCTCGTCGAAGGTAACCGAATCGTCGAGGTCGGGCCGGTCGGCTCGGTGAGCGTGCCGGAGGAAGCGGTGCGGGTCGACGTGCGCGGGGCGACTCTCATGCCAGGCCTCATCGACGTCCATTGGCACGGCTCGCAGGGAACGGACGAGATCCAGCCCGAAGCCAACTGGCAAAACTTCGCATCCCTGGCCTACGGAGTCACCACGGCCCACGATCCCTCGAATGACACCAGCACGTTTTTCGCCGCGGCGGAGATGGCCCGAGCGGGTCTCATCCTTGCCCCACGGCTCTTTTCGACCGGGACGATCCTCTACGGTGCCGCGGGTTCGTTTCGCGCGATCGTGGAGAGCGAAGAGGACGCTCGCGCTCATTTGAAACGACTGAAGGCGGCGGGCGCTTTCAGCGTGAAGAGCTACAACCAGCCACGTCGCGACCAGCGCCAGATGATCGTCAAGGCGGCGCGCGATCTCGGCATGCTCGTCGTGAACGAAGGCGGGGCGCTCTTCGAGCACAACATGACGATGGTGGCCGACGGCCACACGGGGATCGAGCACTCGCTTTCCCTCGGGGCGATCTACGACGACGTCGTCCAGTTCTGGTCGCAGACGGAAGTGGCGAACACGCCGACGCTCGTCGTGGCCTATGGAGGCATCGCCGGGGAGCGTTACTGGTACCAGCACACGAACGTGTGGGAAGACGAGCACCTTCTCACGTTCGTCCCGCGCGAGATGATCGACGCGGCGTCGCGGCGTCGCGTCATGGCCCCCGAGGAGGAGTACAACCACATCAACACCGCCCGCATCGTGAAGAAGCTGCACGATGCCGGAGTCGGAATTCAGCTCGGCGCCCACGGCCAGCGCGAGGGCCTGGGAGCTCATTGGGAGCTCTGGATGTTCGAGCAGGGCGGCATGACGCCTCACGAGGCGCTTCGCGTCGCAACGTTGGAAGGCGCCCGATATCTCGGGATGGATCAGCACCTCGGCTCCCTGAAAGCCGGCAAGCTCGCCGACCTCGTCGTCCTGGAGAACAATCCTCTGGAGAACCTGAAGAACAGCACCAGTGTGCGCTACGTCATGGTGAACGGCAGGCTCTACGAGGCGGCAACGCTCGACGAGATCGGAAACCATCCCCGCAAACGGCCAGAGTTCTGGTGGGAACGCAGAGGTTCGACGTTGCCGTGAAATAGACTACGGCCGTTGCCTCGAGATAAGCGGCCTCGAGGCTATCAAGCGGGCGTTGAGATCTCCCGCTCACGCATCTATGGAGCGAAGGCGCGGACCACAAGCGCGCTTTTTTTCTCCTGGGCTCGCATCGCTCCAGCGCTTTGTTGCCGCCCGGTCGTGGTCGTGTAGGATGCATCGTCAGGTCTCTCTGAGCTTGCGGATCCGGTGGAACGCGGCCGCGAGCGCCTTCAGGTCGGGGTAGCGGGGGCAATCGGCAAGCGTCCAGTCGTCAAAGGGATCGAGGAGCGCGGTGTGAAGTCCCGCGGAACGGCCCCCGACGACGTCCGCCGCGTAGATATCGCCCACGTGCAGCGTGGACTCCGGCCGGGCGCCGGTCGTCTCGAGCGCGTGTTGGAAAAAGCGCGGGTCGGGCTTCTCGAAGCCGACGAGGTGGGAGTCGAACACCGCGTCGAGGTGGCCCCGGAGGCCTTGCTGAACGAGGACGTTCTCGACCGTTCCGTCGGAGTTGCTCACGACGACGAGCCGGAGGCCGAGCGCCCTCATGTCCGCGAGCGCCTCGGGGACCCCGGGAAGGACGTAGCTCCAGAGCTTCTCTCGGCCTGGAGCGCGGAAGACGGGAACGAGCTCGTCCACGAGCTCGGCGAGCCCGCTCGAGACGTGGAGCTTCTCGAGAATCGTTCGCAGGTAGAGGGCGAAGATCGGGACCCCCTCGGTCGAGGCGCTTCCGGAGAGCGCCGCAGAGACGACGGGGCGCGACGCGGCCTCGGCGCGCCAAACACGCTCGGTGGAGGCCTCGATGCC encodes:
- a CDS encoding amidohydrolase family protein; this encodes MKRRCLNHFALLLPAFWAAAVPASQDEEKPAEWDVSNPPGGVDSEISIDTDEGTWMNLDVSPDGQVIVFDLLGDLYELPIEGGEAKALTEGLAWDMQPRFSPDGQEIVFTSDRGGGDNIWIMNRDGSSPRAVTKEDFRLPNNPVWSPDGEFIAARKHFTSTRSLGAGEIWLYHRKGGGAGLQLNEKPNEQKDLGEPAFSPDGRFVYFSQDVTPGGVFEYSKDSNNRIYAIRRIDRETGDIDPVVEGFGGACRPTPSPDGRWLAFVRRERFQSKLFIHDLQSGENHLLYSSLDRDMQEIWAIHGVYANFAWTPDSGAIVFWAGGKIRRVDIGTGRVADIPFHVRQRHKMKRALRFENEPAPERFETRMLRWAQVSPQGDRVVFQALGHLYVKRLPEGTPQRLTRQSDHFEYYPSFSRDGSSVVYVSWDDEELGAVRVVSAEGGEGRKVTDAPGHYLEPALSPDGAFVVYRKAEGDYLRSLLWSKDPGLYVTPATGGEPRRIHKTGIAPHFGAEDQRVYFTVQEDWNKRFLRSIRLDGSEERTHVESEVATEFRVSPDGRRLAFAERFQAFYAPFVSASKPVKVGPKETAIPVTQVSSDAGEYLHWSGDGQRLYWSLGPTLFHRDVDAEESDEGAPLGFGVESDRPSGSVAFVGGRLITMDGDEVIEEGTVLVEGNRIVEVGPVGSVSVPEEAVRVDVRGATLMPGLIDVHWHGSQGTDEIQPEANWQNFASLAYGVTTAHDPSNDTSTFFAAAEMARAGLILAPRLFSTGTILYGAAGSFRAIVESEEDARAHLKRLKAAGAFSVKSYNQPRRDQRQMIVKAARDLGMLVVNEGGALFEHNMTMVADGHTGIEHSLSLGAIYDDVVQFWSQTEVANTPTLVVAYGGIAGERYWYQHTNVWEDEHLLTFVPREMIDAASRRRVMAPEEEYNHINTARIVKKLHDAGVGIQLGAHGQREGLGAHWELWMFEQGGMTPHEALRVATLEGARYLGMDQHLGSLKAGKLADLVVLENNPLENLKNSTSVRYVMVNGRLYEAATLDEIGNHPRKRPEFWWERRGSTLP
- a CDS encoding HAD family hydrolase, with product MSTRVLPFESLKTVFLDVGNTLVSMDYAWISHELEARGIEASTERVWRAEAASRPVVSAALSGSASTEGVPIFALYLRTILEKLHVSSGLAELVDELVPVFRAPGREKLWSYVLPGVPEALADMRALGLRLVVVSNSDGTVENVLVQQGLRGHLDAVFDSHLVGFEKPDPRFFQHALETTGARPESTLHVGDIYAADVVGGRSAGLHTALLDPFDDWTLADCPRYPDLKALAAAFHRIRKLRET